ATAGTACGCTTGATTTGCTTCCTACAGCGACAATCTTACGGCAGAGTGGATCATTATTTAGGGAccctgtttttcttttccatttcctcAATCAAGTGTTTGCATAACGtttaacacaaacacaataagAACCACCCCGTAATCTAGCCTTGGTGTGTTTAATCATTTTTTCTCGTTTTCCCAAAAGAGAGGCGAGCATACATTACTATTATAAAGTGGCAAGCAAGCTGTATTAACATCGATTAGCTGATCGATTATGCCAGTGAACGTCTCCAATCGCGCAGacaaaggagaagaaaaaaataaaaatttatttatcttcTACGCTTTCTAGCTGTTGTTACTACACTGTACTTTGCTTACTATGCATTCATTCTCTTCCCAGTGCACGCTCTAGCCGGTGTAGATTGATGTGTCCGCTTATGTTACACGGTTCTTCTTCCGGTTTGTCGGCGGATGACTTTCTTGTGCTTCTACTATTTCAGCTGTTTGCACAAAAGGTCGTCAAAAACGGCTGTTCTACATACTCGGACAGTAAAGAGACAGCAACTGTACGGTTGTGTCCGatacaagtgtgtgtgtaattttgCTATCGTCGTCTGCAGCAAAGGGTTGGTGGGTTCATTCGTATTAGAATTGTAGCCTACACATTGTATACTTAAAAAAGAGTGCGTATTCGAATCGCTTCAGTCTGCCGGTGATGTGTCTCGACAGAACAACGGGCGCCAACGCTCTCTCGCGCTCTCTAAATTGTCCATCCTTTTCCCGAGTTTCTCTGCACAGTCCGGGAAAATATGTTGCAATTTATGCTGGACGTGTTTGTTTcgacctacacacacacacgtttagcTCACAGGCCACCGGAATACTATAAAGAAAAGATGTTTTACAACTAAATGGCTAACACAGTAGAGCGCTCAAAGTTTCACAACTTTCCAACATTAGTCTCTTTTGCATATTTGTATAAACATCAATAAGAGCGGCACAAAATCGATATCCCTTTAGCCATTTAAAAAGAATCAGTACATTCATCAAAGCAAATACTAAAAAGCAGAATAGATTTTTCTTTTACGCAATTTTTTGCttgccatgtgtgtgtgtgtgtccatgtGTTTCGCTCTCACACagcatacatttttattactttgGCCTCCGTGAGCAAAAAGTCCCTGGGGTCGTCCTGCGCTCGTCCGGAGAGAGTAGCATTGAATAAGGAACACGAGAGATTCGATCACAGTTTACAGAAGGCATTTTGTTTGCAGTGGCGGGGGTGACTCCCCGCCCTTTTCATGCTAGAACATTGGAAGATCCCAGAGCTTCCTCACAGGTTCGTGCGGTTTCCGGCACACACCAGGGCGCCAAATTCGTATGCACTCGCGTTTGGTGCATTAATCCTTGCTATAGGGAGCGAGAACCGCGCTTACGAACCAATGCCCTTTGTTCAGGGGATTCCTGTTCGTTCGTTCTGACTAGATAGTAATGTGCGAGAGGCTTTGAAAGCGTCGCTAAGAAGCGtgtctgtctgtgtttgtgtccgTTCGTTCAAACGTAGTTGATGGGACCTCTTTTCAAATACGTTGTAAATGAGAACCTGTTGTAACACAAGCGCACATGGACGTACGCTTTGTGTAATACTTTGTGTGTGTCCGGCCCGATTTTATAAAAAAGTTACTATCAACAATCAATAGAACGTAAAAGTACAGTTTATCTAATCATGCTCGTTTTAGGTTTCCGTGGATATTCCCTCCTCCTTGTGTGTGTAGGATCATCCCCATATGCTAATTTCGTACGCAATATCAGCGCAACAGCATATTATTGCAGGGTTTCTTTAGCGATCCAGCTACCATTTTCGTTACAGGTACGTACTTGACTGGAAGGTAGAATATGTGTTTTGTTACTAGGTGGCGATGCCAACTTCTTTGTCGGAGTGTAAGGGAATGTATCTGGTTAACTATTGCGGGAGGTGGGGTATTGGCTTGTGGTTTAACAAGGGATTGGTTAGgaaatgtaaattaaattgtttctttGGTTGTCAAAAAACGCTTAGCTTTGATAATACCACATTTTCCAGGAGAATACAAACACAGTTTCACTCGCTGCTGTTTCCAAAACTCCACCAGGTATCACACCAGTACATCTGTTAATAATGAACTGTGCTGCCTGACGTGCTGTTTCCCTACTTTTGCAACTAATGTGGCTCGCCGTCTCTTTTCACCTAACCAAATTAATGTGCTTCCCTGTCATTTGTCACATTATGATCCTTCAAATTGCCGTATTGCGCTGTATTATTGTGTCATTTGGTTAACAATTTATCAACCACGAAACTAACGGTTCAAGAGATTCAGTTCTGTTTTCCTGTGATGTAGTAACTGCGGGCTGCATACAGAAATGGGAATGGATGTGTACAATACACCAAACGATTGTCGAAAGAACagaaaaatacaacaattcTGCATCTGCGTTCAATGTCCGAATTGATTTCCGTTACAGTTtcgatttaaaataaaatggtcTTCCAGTAACTCGCTGCGCATAATTTTAATTGCGATTCGAGGGAAAACTCTTTTTCCGCATTTCATTTCCCCCAATGCAGCCAGAGAGTAAAAGCAAGGGAATGATTGAACTTTCCATTCCAACACCCATTTCTGCTAAAATGCTTTTCTCCACTTCAACAATCAGCTTTAGGATTAGAGAGTTCACCTGTCTTGGAAGTCTTATCTTTCCCTCGTTCTTTGTGTGACAATTCCATCCCACCACGCACGGGTGTGGGTGTGATTCGTAGAAATTCGAATGAGCGTTCGTTTAACAAAATTGCTTGCTAAAGCTACCGGAATGTTCGACGTgtatcagcagcagccgcgAGCCACGAGCCAGCGTCTGACAGTGTTCCTGCTCCGCGCCGAACAAACCGCGTAGTTGTACGGGTGGGCACGCTTGCCCTACGCACGTGTGTACCAGGCGTTCGTATGGTTTCATTACATCTAAGGATTATTATATTTGCTTGTAATAAGGAAAGAATAAACGCAAAAATTCAAAACTAATTGTATATCGTATATACTCGCTCCGCGATCGCTGCTGCTTTTCCGTTCACTCTTACAGTGTGTGCGCCGCTCTGCTCGCTTCCACAAAGCCCTATCATCTTTCTTCGCTCTGCTTGGCGGCCCTATTCAATCCTTGGTTGCAGCGCGTGCGTACACGAGTCAAATGTGTATCTCATCATCTTCCAATAGCTCCTCATACAATCGTTTGCAAAAAGGTTATATAGTGTTAATAATAGTAATGTGTTCCTGCGATCAGACGTTTCGGCAACGCAAGTTTCGTATCTTCCGATATGGTGTGTGATTAAGGGAAAATAAACAGTAGAGAAGATTAATCATGTTCCGTTTCGTTACCTGGGTGGAAGTGTGTCAAAAATGTCCCACCTACTTTTCTGGGCGAACGAGTGGGTGGGCAAATCTATGCTCCTAACCGCGCGCGACAGTTTCTTCGCCCTCTTCGCGTCTGATACTAAACCGAAAAACCGAAACATTCAACATGTATGTGTTGCGGCCTCGCGCAAGCCGTTCGATTTTCTACGTACTATTTATAAATGGTTGGATAAATAAGGGAAGATGCTAAAAACTAACCTTGCTTTCTCTCTCCGATCGTGCTTGTTGTTGCGTGAAGGGTGTTACGCGtgtggtggcagcagcagcagcttacTGTTGGACTGGCGGCACGACTGGGGCCGCCTGGGCctgcggtggtggcggtggagcGGTAGCCGCCGGGTACGGATAGTAGGTGGCGGTGGCCGCCGTTATCGGGTACGAAGCCTGGTACTGCAGCCCCCCGGTCGGATCGAATCCGGTGAATCCGGCCGGCGCACCCGTTGGAATGGTTTGGCCGGCGGCAGCCGCGGCAGCGGCCGCAGCCAGCTGCGGGTACTGATGGCTGGGATTGGCCGGTCCGGCCGCGTAGCTGTTGTTATATTGCTTCGGCGGGTAAGTGCCGCGACCGTTGTTCGGTTTCGGCGTGCCGTCCATGTTGAACTGACCACCGTTCGGGTTGTACCGGCCGCCGGGCTGCGAGCCGGGTTGCATCGCTCCCGGACCGCCCTGGTGCGCCTTGTTCTGGTAGTAGCGCATGCCGCCGCCCGGGGCAGCCGCGGTCGCACCGCCCGCAAACAGGGCCGTGTAGTCATCGAACTGACCCGGGTAGATGTTCTTCGGGTGGTAGGCAGCGCGGAGCTGCGCCTGCTGCGCTTCGTACATCTGCGGGCCGGACGCGACGGCGGCCGCCTGCGGCGACTGCGGCGAGTGGGACTGGTAGCCTCCCGGGCCGCCCATCATTGCCGGCCCATTCGGACCCTTGTTCCAGTTGTTCTCTCCGCGGTACATGCCACCGTCGCGGAACTTGTTCTGCATACCGCCGCCACCGAACTTGTTCTGCATACCGCCCATCATGCCGCCCTGCATGCCACCGCCGTACTTGGGCGGGCCGCCGAATCCACCGCCACCGTTGAACGGCGGCCGGCGCTGGTAGCTGCCCATGCCGCTGCTGCCTCGGTAGCCGGTCTGCGTCGAGTAGCGCAGCCGTCCGCCCTTGCCGCCCGGTGCCTGCTTCGCCATCTCGATCAGCTCCACCGTCGGCTGCTGGCCGGCCTCTTCCAGCACGGACAGCAGCTCGCGCGCCTGGCGTCCGTTGTTTGGTGTGAAGAAGGTGTACGCAGTGCCGTACTGCGAGCAGCGTCCCGTGCGCCCAATACGATGGATGTAGTCCTCCGACGAGTTCGGATAGTCAAAGTTGATCACGTACTTGACGTCCTCCACGTCGAGCCCGCGGGCCGCGACGTCGGTCGCCACCAGGATGGTGCTCTTGCCGTGCCGGAAGTCCTGCAGCACGTAGTCCCGCTCCGTCTGGCTCTTGTCGCCGTGGATCGACGTAGCCCCGTATCCGTCCCGCACAATGTTCTTCAGCAGATCGTCcaccttcttcttcgtctcGACGAAGATGATGATCTTGTTCGTCGCATCCGAGGTGGCGATTTCCTTTagcagcttcagcagcttGCCCTCCTTCTCGTTCTCCTCGCACACGTCCACGATCTGGTGGATGTTGTGGTTCGCGGCCAGGCTGAGCGAGCCGATGTTGATCTGGATGTAATCGCGCAGGAAGTCTTCCGCCAGCGTCTGTACCTCCTTCGGCCAGGTGGCGGACCACATCAGCACCTGTCGGTCCGGGCGAATCTGTTCCACGATCTTGCGGATCTGCGGCTCGAAGCCCATGTCCAGCATCCGGTCGGCCTCGTCCAGCACGAGATACGTGCAGCGGCGCAGATTGGTGATGCCACGCTCGAGGAAATCAATCAGACGACCGGGAGTAGCAATCACTACCTCAACACCGCGCTCCAAATCACGCACCTAATTTGAGAAGGGCAAATAAGTAAAAGTAATGGGTATTACATGATTACATAGAGGTTGAGAAATCTAAAATAGTGGTCGTTTCATaagttaaaaaagaaaagaaaattcaaattaatttattaaagaaGTTTGGTAAATAAGGACGAAAAGTTCCATattacaaaagagaaaaaggaaatctttaaaaaaaactcagattatcaacaaaaaaaaactattttgttTAAGTGCGAAAGTGTTAGTGATTTCGTGTACGATCAATAAttaagagaagaaaaacaacaacaacaatttcgATCACTAACACCAACACAACGAACAGTAGCAGTGCGCCCCAATCGATGATTGTGCAACTGTAACGCTAGTTGCAAACAACCTTGTAAAACAACTAATAAAACTTTCTACATACCTGCGGTCCCTTCAGTGCTCCGCCAAACACGCACGTGTAGCGAATGTTGGGCTTCGAATGGTTGCCAAAGTCCCGCACCACGGTTTGGATCTGCTGCGCGAGCTCACGCGTTGGTGCAAGCACCAGCACGATCGGTCCCTCGCCGCGGCTGAGCGGCTTCTGGTGCGAGATGTGCACCAAGCCGGGCAGCATGTAGGCGAGCGTTTTGCCCGAACCGGTCTGCGCAATGCCCACCATGTCGCGGCCGCTCAGCGCAATCGGCCAGCCCTGCGACTGGATGGCGGTGGGGCGCGGGAAACCCTGCTTCTTGATCTCCGTCATCACGTACTCCGGGAAGTTGCCCTCCTCAAAGTTCTGGCACGGGTGCGGCACGTTGTTGCCCATGACCGTGATCTGCATCTGCTCGCGGAACGTCTGCACCTCCTCGGCCGCCCGGCCCATCACGCTCGGGTGCGGCACGTAGAAATCCTTCTGGAACGGTTCCAGATTTTCCCACATCGGCTTCATCAGGTTCTGGCCCGGGTACTTGGCCTTCAGCGACTGGATCTTCGCCCGGTCGTCCTTGTTGAACCCGTTGTAGTCCGAGCGCATACCGCCATACCCGTTGCGATTGCCCATGCCGTAGCCGCCACCCATTCCCGGGTTCGAGGTCGGGTACTTCTTGGGGCCGCCGAAGGTGTCGAACGGCTTGTCGTCACCGTACGGCTTGCTGCCACCCGGTCCGTA
This genomic interval from Anopheles merus strain MAF chromosome 3L, AmerM5.1, whole genome shotgun sequence contains the following:
- the LOC121600221 gene encoding ATP-dependent RNA helicase dbp2-like; this encodes MQFQGTAQPHQGGFRGPRPEKNDFYVGQPGTKPPHFMNKQGPPSIPPFNANAFGGPKPMYQQNAINGVGPGGFNKFGGGGNRAFGGQPGTMPKKDFGGPKMYGPGGSKPYGDDKPFDTFGGPKKYPTSNPGMGGGYGMGNRNGYGGMRSDYNGFNKDDRAKIQSLKAKYPGQNLMKPMWENLEPFQKDFYVPHPSVMGRAAEEVQTFREQMQITVMGNNVPHPCQNFEEGNFPEYVMTEIKKQGFPRPTAIQSQGWPIALSGRDMVGIAQTGSGKTLAYMLPGLVHISHQKPLSRGEGPIVLVLAPTRELAQQIQTVVRDFGNHSKPNIRYTCVFGGALKGPQVRDLERGVEVVIATPGRLIDFLERGITNLRRCTYLVLDEADRMLDMGFEPQIRKIVEQIRPDRQVLMWSATWPKEVQTLAEDFLRDYIQINIGSLSLAANHNIHQIVDVCEENEKEGKLLKLLKEIATSDATNKIIIFVETKKKVDDLLKNIVRDGYGATSIHGDKSQTERDYVLQDFRHGKSTILVATDVAARGLDVEDVKYVINFDYPNSSEDYIHRIGRTGRCSQYGTAYTFFTPNNGRQARELLSVLEEAGQQPTVELIEMAKQAPGGKGGRLRYSTQTGYRGSSGMGSYQRRPPFNGGGGFGGPPKYGGGMQGGMMGGMQNKFGGGGMQNKFRDGGMYRGENNWNKGPNGPAMMGGPGGYQSHSPQSPQAAAVASGPQMYEAQQAQLRAAYHPKNIYPGQFDDYTALFAGGATAAAPGGGMRYYQNKAHQGGPGAMQPGSQPGGRYNPNGGQFNMDGTPKPNNGRGTYPPKQYNNSYAAGPANPSHQYPQLAAAAAAAAAGQTIPTGAPAGFTGFDPTGGLQYQASYPITAATATYYPYPAATAPPPPPQAQAAPVVPPVQQ